Proteins from one Mycobacterium sp. HUMS_12744610 genomic window:
- the pstA gene encoding phosphate ABC transporter permease PstA has product MTSILDRPLKARTFPGLGRRRRVANNVATAFVTTSMLVALAPLAYVLFSVIAKGYRAIASAAWWTHSQAGMTEFVAGGGAYHAIVGTLLQGLVCAVISIPISMLVAIYLVEYGGGTPLGRVASFMVDILSGVPSIVAALFVYTVGVATFGIARSELAVSLALVLLMLPVIVRATEEMLRIVPVDLREASYALGIPKWKTIARIVIPTGLSGIITGIMLAVARVLGETAPLLILVGYSQSIGFDIFHGFIGSLPGMIYNQVSAGAGVNPVPTDRLWGAALTLILVIAVINIGARMISKIFAPGTSRQEH; this is encoded by the coding sequence GTGACCTCGATCCTGGACCGTCCGCTCAAGGCCCGGACGTTCCCCGGCCTGGGCCGGCGGCGTCGAGTGGCGAACAACGTCGCCACCGCGTTCGTGACGACGTCGATGCTGGTGGCCCTGGCGCCGCTGGCCTACGTGTTGTTCTCGGTGATCGCCAAGGGGTACAGGGCGATCGCGTCGGCCGCGTGGTGGACGCATTCGCAGGCGGGTATGACGGAGTTCGTGGCCGGTGGCGGCGCCTACCACGCGATCGTCGGCACGCTGCTGCAGGGATTGGTGTGCGCGGTGATCTCCATCCCGATCAGCATGTTGGTGGCGATCTACCTGGTCGAGTACGGGGGCGGCACGCCGCTGGGCAGGGTGGCCTCGTTCATGGTGGACATCCTGTCCGGGGTGCCCTCGATCGTGGCGGCGCTGTTCGTCTACACCGTGGGGGTGGCGACGTTCGGCATCGCCCGCTCCGAGCTCGCGGTGTCACTGGCCTTGGTGCTGCTGATGCTGCCGGTGATCGTGCGGGCCACCGAGGAGATGCTGCGCATCGTGCCGGTGGATCTGCGCGAGGCCAGCTACGCACTGGGCATCCCGAAGTGGAAGACCATCGCCCGGATTGTGATTCCGACCGGGCTGTCGGGCATCATCACGGGCATCATGCTTGCGGTGGCCAGGGTGCTGGGGGAGACTGCCCCGTTGCTGATCCTGGTCGGCTATTCGCAGTCGATCGGCTTTGACATCTTCCACGGGTTCATCGGCTCGCTGCCGGGCATGATCTACAACCAGGTGTCGGCCGGGGCGGGCGTGAACCCCGTGCCCACGGATCGGTTGTGGGGTGCCGCCCTAACCCTCATCCTGGTGATCGCCGTCATCAACATCGGAGCCAGGATGATCTCGAAAATCTTCGCCCCCGGAACGTCAAGGCAGGAGCACTAG
- the phoU gene encoding phosphate signaling complex protein PhoU, whose translation MRTAYHEQLAGLSEQLGEMCGLAGIAMERATQALLQADLVLAEQVISDHEQIAAMSARAEESAFVLLALQAPVAGDLRSIVSAIQMVADIDRMGALALHVAKIARRRHPQHALPEEVNGYFAEMGRLAVDLGNSAQEVVLSRDPEKAARIREEDDAMDDLHRHLFSVLMDRKWKYGVASAVDVTLLGRFYERFADHAVEVARRVIFQATGSLPEEDNKGSSE comes from the coding sequence ATGCGGACCGCCTACCATGAGCAGCTTGCGGGCCTGTCCGAGCAGCTCGGCGAGATGTGCGGGCTGGCGGGCATTGCGATGGAGCGCGCCACCCAGGCCCTGCTGCAGGCCGACCTCGTGCTGGCCGAACAGGTGATCTCCGACCACGAGCAGATCGCGGCGATGAGCGCCCGCGCCGAGGAGAGCGCCTTCGTGCTGCTGGCATTGCAGGCACCGGTGGCGGGCGACCTCAGGTCGATCGTGAGCGCCATCCAGATGGTCGCCGACATCGACCGGATGGGCGCACTGGCCCTGCACGTCGCCAAGATCGCCCGGCGGCGGCATCCCCAGCACGCGCTGCCCGAGGAGGTCAACGGCTACTTCGCCGAAATGGGAAGGCTTGCAGTCGATTTGGGCAACAGCGCGCAAGAGGTGGTGTTGTCGCGCGACCCGGAGAAAGCCGCCCGGATCCGCGAAGAAGACGACGCCATGGACGATTTGCACCGGCACCTGTTCTCCGTACTGATGGACCGCAAATGGAAGTACGGCGTGGCCTCGGCCGTCGACGTGACGCTGCTGGGCCGGTTCTACGAACGCTTCGCCGACCACGCGGTCGAGGTGGCGCGGCGCGTCATTTTCCAGGCGACCGGCAGCCTCCCCGAAGAGGACAACAAAGGCTCCTCCGAGTAG
- the pstB gene encoding phosphate ABC transporter ATP-binding protein PstB, giving the protein MAKRLDLKSVDIYYGSFQAVADVTLSVLPRSVTAFIGPSGCGKTTVLRALNRMHEVVPGGRVEGEVLLDDEDIYGQGVDPVGVRRAIGMVFQRPNPFPAMSIRNNVVAGLRLQGVRNRKVLDEVAEHSLRGANLWDEVKDRLDKPGGGLSGGQQQRLCIARAIAVQPDVLLMDEPCSALDPISTMAVEDLISELKQDYTIVIVTHNMQQAARVSDLTAFFNLETTGKPGRLIEVDETEKIFSNPSEKATEDYISGRFG; this is encoded by the coding sequence GTGGCCAAGCGGTTGGACCTCAAGAGCGTCGACATCTACTACGGGTCGTTTCAGGCCGTCGCGGATGTGACGCTGTCGGTTCTGCCTCGCAGCGTGACGGCGTTCATCGGCCCGTCCGGGTGCGGCAAGACGACGGTGCTGCGCGCGCTGAACCGGATGCACGAGGTGGTTCCCGGTGGCCGCGTCGAGGGCGAGGTGCTGCTCGACGACGAGGACATCTACGGTCAGGGTGTCGACCCGGTCGGTGTGCGCCGCGCGATCGGGATGGTGTTCCAGCGCCCGAACCCGTTCCCCGCCATGTCGATTCGCAACAACGTGGTGGCGGGGCTGAGACTGCAGGGCGTGCGCAACCGCAAGGTGCTCGACGAGGTGGCCGAACACTCGCTGCGCGGCGCCAACCTGTGGGACGAGGTCAAGGACCGGTTGGACAAGCCCGGCGGCGGGCTGTCCGGCGGTCAGCAGCAGCGCCTGTGCATCGCGCGGGCGATCGCCGTGCAACCCGATGTGTTGCTGATGGACGAGCCGTGTTCGGCGCTGGACCCGATCTCGACGATGGCCGTGGAAGACCTGATCAGTGAGCTGAAGCAGGACTACACGATCGTCATCGTCACCCATAACATGCAGCAGGCCGCCCGGGTCAGCGACCTGACGGCGTTCTTCAACCTGGAAACCACCGGCAAGCCCGGGCGATTGATCGAGGTCGACGAGACCGAGAAGATCTTCTCCAACCCGAGCGAGAAGGCCACCGAGGACTACATCTCCGGCCGCTTCGGCTGA
- the pstC gene encoding phosphate ABC transporter permease subunit PstC, which produces MTMPSVPNPADAGSGAVVAAPFPEAPVVPISPWGRGRPRLGDRMFRRLAQASGALMVALIVAIGGFLLLRALPALERNRENFFTYTGAWVTTGTSALHFGMLDLLQVTVFVSLFALLLAMPVALGVALFITQYAPRPVAGPLAYAVDLLAAVPSIIYGVWGLQVLAPRLRPVASWLNHTLGSCFLFAGANTSVTGGGTVFTGGLVLAVMILPITTAVTREVFVQTPHDQIEAALALGATRWEVVKTTVLPFGRSGYVSGAMLGLGRALGETMALLVILRGAQATFGWSLFDGGSTFATKIAGAASELDDPYRAGAYIAAGLVLFVLTFLVDALARGAVAGIGRRRGGR; this is translated from the coding sequence GTGACAATGCCTTCCGTGCCGAATCCGGCCGACGCAGGTTCGGGCGCGGTCGTGGCCGCCCCGTTCCCCGAGGCCCCGGTGGTGCCGATCAGCCCATGGGGCCGGGGCCGGCCGCGGCTCGGTGACCGGATGTTTCGCCGGCTCGCGCAGGCGTCGGGCGCCCTCATGGTCGCGTTGATCGTCGCGATCGGCGGGTTCTTGTTGCTGCGCGCCCTCCCGGCGCTCGAGCGCAACCGGGAGAACTTCTTCACCTATACGGGCGCCTGGGTCACCACCGGCACCTCGGCGCTGCATTTCGGCATGCTCGATCTGCTGCAGGTGACCGTTTTCGTGTCGCTGTTCGCGCTGCTTCTCGCGATGCCGGTCGCCCTGGGCGTGGCCCTGTTCATCACGCAGTACGCGCCGCGCCCGGTCGCCGGCCCGCTGGCATACGCGGTCGACCTGCTGGCCGCGGTTCCCTCGATCATCTACGGCGTGTGGGGCCTGCAGGTGCTGGCGCCGCGACTACGGCCCGTTGCGTCCTGGCTGAACCACACCCTGGGCTCGTGCTTCCTGTTCGCGGGCGCGAACACCTCGGTGACCGGGGGCGGCACCGTGTTCACCGGCGGCCTGGTGCTGGCGGTGATGATCCTGCCCATCACCACCGCGGTCACCCGCGAGGTATTCGTCCAGACGCCCCACGACCAGATCGAGGCCGCGTTGGCGTTGGGCGCCACCCGTTGGGAAGTGGTCAAGACGACCGTGCTGCCGTTCGGGCGGTCCGGCTACGTCAGCGGCGCGATGCTGGGTCTGGGCCGTGCCCTGGGTGAGACGATGGCGCTGCTGGTCATCCTGCGGGGAGCCCAGGCCACGTTCGGCTGGTCGTTGTTCGACGGCGGCTCCACCTTCGCGACCAAGATCGCCGGCGCCGCGTCGGAACTGGACGACCCATACCGGGCGGGTGCCTACATCGCCGCCGGGCTGGTGCTCTTCGTGCTCACATTCCTGGTCGACGCCCTGGCGCGCGGTGCGGTCGCCGGGATCGGGCGCAGAAGGGGCGGCCGGTGA